TGAGGACCATGGAGGGGAGTACGCCGAAGCCGGTGGCCGCCGCCTTCACCACCGCGAGGCCGGTCGGTGTCGCGGCCTCGTGCGGGACCGCCCCGGCGACGACGGGCACGCCGGTGGCCAGCGCCACGACGGCGGGGACGGGCACGGGGACCGGGCCGTGGGCGGTGCGGGCGGTGCCGCTGCCCAGCGCGACGGGGGAGCAGGTGAGCGCGTCGAGCCCGAGGGCCGTCAGTCCCGCCGCCGCGCCGACGACGTCGGCGATCGCGTCGAGAGCGCCGACCTCGTGGAAGTGCACGTCGTCGGGGTGGGTGCCGTGGACCGCTGCCTCGGCCTCGGCGAGCAGCGTGAAAGCCCGGGTCGCGAGGGCGCGCACGGGCGGGTCGAGGTCGGCCGCGTCGAGCAGGGCCCGGACGTCGACCCAGCTGCGGGAGGTCGCGCTGTCGGCGACCTCGACGTGGACACGCGTCGCGGCCAGCCCGCCGCGGGTGACCTGCTCGACCCGTAGCGCGACCGGCTCGGGGCTCACCGCGTCGACGGCCCGCTGCAGGACCGCGACGTCGACGCCCGCGCCGACGAGGGCGCCGAGCAGCATGTCGCCCGACACCCCGGCGGAGCAGTCGAGCCAGCCGATCACGGGGCGGTCATCTCGGCGCTGCCCGCCGCGCGACCCGGGCCGCGAAGACGCCGGCGCCGAAGCCGTTGTCGATGTTGACGACGCTGACGCCGGGTGCGCAGGAGTTGAGCATCGCGAGCAGTGCGGCGAGCCCACCCAGGCTCGCGCCGTAGCCGACGCTCGTCGGCACCGCGACCATCGGCGTCCCGACGAGCCCACCGACGACGGACGGGAGCGCTCCCTCCATGCCCGCGACCACGACGAGGCAGTCGGCGGTGTCGAGCGCCTCGCGCGCGGCGATCAGGCGGTGCAGCCCGGCGACGCCGACGTCGTCGACGCGTGTCACCTGCGCCCCGAAGACGCGGGCGGTGAGAGCTGCCTCGGCGGCGACCGGCCCGTCGCTGGTGCCTGCCGCGAGGACCGCGACGACACCGCGCGGCTCGGGCAGGTCGCCGACCGCGACGGTGCTGCCGGCGGGCCCCGGCTCGACGGTGCACGCCCACCGGTCCGCGAGCGCGTCGGCGGTCTCCTGGGTCGCGCGGGTGACGAGGACCGCGCGGCCGCCCTGCAGCGCACCCACGATGTCGAGCACCTGCGCCGTCGTCTTGCCGGCGCCGTAGACGACCTCGGGGTCGCCCGTGCGCAAGCCGCGGTGGAGGTCGACGAGGGAGTGCGCGAGGTCCTCGTAGGGCTTGCTCACCAGCCGGTCGAGCGCGTCCACCGGCGGCGTCGCCCCGGCTGCGACCGCCTCCAGCAGGCGGCTCACCTCGTCGCGGTCCACGTTGCGCAGGCTAGTGCGGTTGCGTCAGTCGACGGCGAAGGAGAGCAGGTAGAGCCCGACGAGCAGCGCTCCGCCCACGAGGAGGACCCAGCGGGCGAGACCGAGGCGCCAGCGCACCCCGTCGAGCTCCTCGGCCGTCAGTCCGCGGCGGTGGACCAGCTGCCAGCCCGCGATGAAGACGCCCACGGCCATCAGGCCGGCGAACGACCAGGCGCCCTGCAGGGCAACTGCGACGCCCATCGCGCCGCACGTGAGGACGAAGCCGGCCCGCAGTGCCTGCAGCCAGCCCGGCGCCTCGGCGCCTGTCCGTCGTACCTGGTCCACGTCGTGGCACTACCCGGCACGGGTCGACCGCTACCCTCGGGCTGTGCTCCTCGACGACAGCTCCCTCGAGGTCGTCGCCCTTGTCGCTGCCGGGGTCGCCGTCCTGTCCCTCGGCCTCGCGCTCGCGCTGCTCGTGCGCGTCGGCCGCCTGCGCAAGGCCTACGACACGCTCGTCGGCGAGGATGCCAGCGCGAGCTTCGTCGAGGCGATCGCCACGCAGCACAAGGAGTCCGAGGGCCTGCGCCGTGACGTGACGATGCTGCGCGAGGACCTCGCCGCCGCGCGCGCGGACCTGTCCGACGCGTTGCGCCACGTGGCCGTCGTCCGCTACGACGCCTTCGGCGACATGGGCGGGCGGCTGTCGTTCTCCGCCGCGCTGCTCGACGACGCCGGTGACGGCCTCGTGCTCACCTCGATCAACGGCCGCTCCGAGACCCGCACCTACGCCAAGGGCGTCAAGGGCGGCGCCTCCGGCCACTCGCTGTCGCCGGAGGAGGAGCAGGCGATCGGCTACGCGACCCGCACCGTCGCTCGGCCCGCCGACGAGGACGCCGACCTCCCTGCCGCCCCCCGCCGCAGCCGCCGCCGCTGACGGCTTCCCCTCGGGGCGTCCCCGGAGGACAGTCGTCGGCATGGGCTTCTACCGCGACCAGGTCGTCCCGCGCATCGTCGACAAGGCCTGCGCGATGGGTGACGCACCCGCACTGCGCGACCGCGTCTGCGCGGACCTGCACGGCGAGGTCCTGGAGCTCGGCTTCGGCTCGGGGCTCAACGTGCCGCACTACCCGCCGGCGGTCACACGGGTCGCGGCGGTCGAGCCCGCCGACGTCGGGTGGAAGCTCGCGGCCAAGCGGCTCGCTGCGACGACCACCCGCGTCGAGCGGGCCGGTCTCGACGGGCAGTCGCTGCCCTTCGCCGACGACTCCTTCGACTGCGCGCTGTCCACCTGGACGCTCTGCACGATCCCGGACGTGGGCCGGGCGCTCGCGGAGGTGCGCCGCGTCCTGCGGCCGGGTGGCACCTTCCACTTCGTCGAGCACGGGCTCGCCCCCGACCCGGAGGTCCAGGTCTGGCAGCGTCGGCTCGACGGCATCCAGCAGCGAATCGCCGGAGGCTGCCACCTCGACCGGCCCATCGTCGCGCTCGTCACGGGCGCGGGCTTGGAGATCAGCCACGTCGAGGAGTTCTATGAGAAGGGCGCGCCGCGCTTCGTCGCGGCCGACGCGCTCGGCGTGGCCGTCAGCCCCTGAGGGGCAGGGCGCGTCAGCCGAACAGGCCGCCGCCCCCGCCGCCGCCGTGGTCGTGCTTGGGCACGACCGGGCCCTCCGACGCCTGCACGACGACGAAGCCCTGGCCGGCGAAGGCGAGCTGGAACGCCTCCCCGGAGCCGCGACGGATGAGGGCGCCGGCACCGGCGGTGCGGACCAGCCGGGTCTGCAGCGACGAGGACCAGCAGATCGCCGACTGCAGATCGGCGTACGTCGGGGCCTCCGCGGCGTTGAGCACGACAGGGGTGCCGCACGCGCTGATGACGAGGCGGCCGGTGCCGGTGAACACCATGTTGAACACGCCCCCCGACATCACCGAGGCGCCCTCGACCCGGCGGATGTCCCAGGTGAGGCCCGGCTCGAAGGCGAGCACGTTGTCGCCGTTGACGGTCACCGAGTCGCCGTCGAGGTCGATCATGTGGAGCTCGAAGGCGTCCTGGGCGAGGAAGACGTCGCCCTTGCCGCGGCAGCGCATGAGCGGGACGCCCTCGCCGGTGACGACCTTCTTGAGGAAGCGGCCCACGCCGCCGGCTCCCTCGTAGGCGAACTCGACCTGCCCCTGGTAGGCGACCATGGAGCCTTGTCGGGCGAGCAGCTCGCCGTCGAGGGAGGCCTTGAGGAGCCTGGGGTTCTGCAGGCTGAGGGTCTCGGTGCTGGTGGTCTCGAGGTGGGCCCCGAACAGGTCGCTGCGCATGCCACCAATCTGCCATGACACCGCCGGTAGCCTTCGGCCGTGATCGACCTCAAGCTGCTCCGCGACGACCCCGAGCGGGCGCGCGCCTCCCAGACCACCCGCGGCGACGACCCGTCCCTGGTCGACGCGCTGCTCGCCGCCGACGAGGCCCGTCGGGCCGCGGTGACCGCGGCCGACGGCCTGCGGGCCGACCAGAAGTCGGTGTCGCAGTCGGTCAAGACCGCGAGCCCCGAGGAGCGGCCGGCGGTGCTCGAGCGGGCCAAGGCCCTCGCCGCAGAGGTCAAGCAGGCCGAGGCCGCGCAGGCCGAGGCGGAGGCCGCGCTGCGGCTGGCCCACCTCGCGGTCCCCAACGTCGTCGCCGGCGCCCCGCCCGGCGGGGAGGCCGACTTCGTCGTGCTGGAGCAGGTCGGCGACGTCCCGTCGTACGACTTCCCGGTCCTCGACCACCTCGACGTCGCCGCGCGCATCGGCGGCGCGATCGACACCGAGCGCGGCGCGAAGGTCAGCGGCTCGCGCTTCGCCTTCCTCACCGGCGACGGCGCGCTGCTCGAGCTCGCGCTGGTCAACCTCGCGATGTCACAGGCGCTCGCGGCCGGCTTCGTCCCGGTCATCGCGCCCTCCCTGGTGCGTCCCGAGGCGATGGAGGGCACCGGCTTCCTCGGCGCCCACGCGGCCGAGGTCTACAAGCTGGAGGCGGACGACCTCTACCTCGTCGGGACCTCCGAGGTGCCGCTCGCGGCGTACCACTCGGGCGAGGTCCTCGACGCCCTGCCGAAGCGCTACGCCGGCTTCTCCTCGTGCTACCGCCGGGAGGCCGGCTCGCACGGCAAGGACACCCGCGGCATCATCCGCGTCCACCAGTTCGACAAGGTCGAGATGTTCTCCTACGTCGCGCTGGCCGAGGCCGAGGCCGAGCACCAGCGGCTGCTGCAGTGGGAGAAGGACTTCCTCACCGCGCTGGAGCTGCCCTTCCGGGTCATCGACGTCGCGGGTGGTGACCTCGGGTCCAGCGCCGCGCGCAAGTTCGACTGCGAGGCGTGGCTGCCGTCGCAGCAGCGCTGGCTGGAGCTGACCTCGACGTCGAACTGCACCGACTTCCAGGCGCGCCGGCTCGGCATCCGCCACCGGGGCGCGGCGGGCACCAAGAC
The Mycobacteriales bacterium genome window above contains:
- the larC gene encoding nickel pincer cofactor biosynthesis protein LarC, with translation MIGWLDCSAGVSGDMLLGALVGAGVDVAVLQRAVDAVSPEPVALRVEQVTRGGLAATRVHVEVADSATSRSWVDVRALLDAADLDPPVRALATRAFTLLAEAEAAVHGTHPDDVHFHEVGALDAIADVVGAAAGLTALGLDALTCSPVALGSGTARTAHGPVPVPVPAVVALATGVPVVAGAVPHEAATPTGLAVVKAAATGFGVLPSMVLTTSGTGAGGRDPAEAPNVVRLLLGTPTGEPAGDLMALVLETNVDDLDPRLWPEVLRRLLAAGASDAWLTPILMKKGRPAHTLSVLCTDAVASEVRRVVFTETTTIGLRESRVAKTALARSESVVDVEGQRIRVKTASLDGQVVNRMPEYDDVVAASLALGRPVREVLEQARRVSG
- the larB gene encoding nickel pincer cofactor biosynthesis protein LarB, coding for MDRDEVSRLLEAVAAGATPPVDALDRLVSKPYEDLAHSLVDLHRGLRTGDPEVVYGAGKTTAQVLDIVGALQGGRAVLVTRATQETADALADRWACTVEPGPAGSTVAVGDLPEPRGVVAVLAAGTSDGPVAAEAALTARVFGAQVTRVDDVGVAGLHRLIAAREALDTADCLVVVAGMEGALPSVVGGLVGTPMVAVPTSVGYGASLGGLAALLAMLNSCAPGVSVVNIDNGFGAGVFAARVARRAAPR
- a CDS encoding DUF4446 family protein, which translates into the protein MLLDDSSLEVVALVAAGVAVLSLGLALALLVRVGRLRKAYDTLVGEDASASFVEAIATQHKESEGLRRDVTMLREDLAAARADLSDALRHVAVVRYDAFGDMGGRLSFSAALLDDAGDGLVLTSINGRSETRTYAKGVKGGASGHSLSPEEEQAIGYATRTVARPADEDADLPAAPRRSRRR
- a CDS encoding class I SAM-dependent methyltransferase encodes the protein MGFYRDQVVPRIVDKACAMGDAPALRDRVCADLHGEVLELGFGSGLNVPHYPPAVTRVAAVEPADVGWKLAAKRLAATTTRVERAGLDGQSLPFADDSFDCALSTWTLCTIPDVGRALAEVRRVLRPGGTFHFVEHGLAPDPEVQVWQRRLDGIQQRIAGGCHLDRPIVALVTGAGLEISHVEEFYEKGAPRFVAADALGVAVSP
- a CDS encoding AIM24 family protein, with translation MRSDLFGAHLETTSTETLSLQNPRLLKASLDGELLARQGSMVAYQGQVEFAYEGAGGVGRFLKKVVTGEGVPLMRCRGKGDVFLAQDAFELHMIDLDGDSVTVNGDNVLAFEPGLTWDIRRVEGASVMSGGVFNMVFTGTGRLVISACGTPVVLNAAEAPTYADLQSAICWSSSLQTRLVRTAGAGALIRRGSGEAFQLAFAGQGFVVVQASEGPVVPKHDHGGGGGGGLFG
- the serS gene encoding serine--tRNA ligase — its product is MIDLKLLRDDPERARASQTTRGDDPSLVDALLAADEARRAAVTAADGLRADQKSVSQSVKTASPEERPAVLERAKALAAEVKQAEAAQAEAEAALRLAHLAVPNVVAGAPPGGEADFVVLEQVGDVPSYDFPVLDHLDVAARIGGAIDTERGAKVSGSRFAFLTGDGALLELALVNLAMSQALAAGFVPVIAPSLVRPEAMEGTGFLGAHAAEVYKLEADDLYLVGTSEVPLAAYHSGEVLDALPKRYAGFSSCYRREAGSHGKDTRGIIRVHQFDKVEMFSYVALAEAEAEHQRLLQWEKDFLTALELPFRVIDVAGGDLGSSAARKFDCEAWLPSQQRWLELTSTSNCTDFQARRLGIRHRGAAGTKTVATLNGTLCAIGRTIAVLLEVHQQADGSVHVPEALRPWLQGREVLAAHS